The following are encoded together in the Candidatus Krumholzibacteriia bacterium genome:
- a CDS encoding HU family DNA-binding protein → MTKQDIVEDIALRTGLTKKEVSEAVELFLSQIGGALAEGKHLEIRGFGTFKVKERKARMARNPRTGEAVPVPERKVPVFKVSKMLKDRVALG, encoded by the coding sequence ATGACCAAACAGGACATCGTCGAGGACATCGCTCTGCGGACCGGCCTCACCAAGAAGGAAGTGAGCGAGGCCGTCGAACTGTTCCTCTCGCAGATCGGCGGCGCACTGGCCGAGGGCAAGCACCTCGAGATCCGCGGCTTCGGCACCTTCAAGGTGAAGGAGCGCAAGGCGCGCATGGCGCGGAATCCCCGCACCGGCGAGGCCGTTCCGGTGCCCGAGCGCAAGGTCCCGGTGTTCAAGGTCAGCAAGATGCTCAAGGATCGCGTGGCGCTGGGTTAG